The Niastella koreensis GR20-10 genome includes a window with the following:
- a CDS encoding substrate import-associated zinc metallohydrolase lipoprotein, whose amino-acid sequence MTLKNILYTGMYGLLLMNAASCRKSSALDVDMSKYIVDNPAQTDLDSWITDNLTNPYNIQLQYRYERDLLGDVGKDVSPVKLDKVQPTAQAIINIFLKTYEKVAGVAFIKTYTPKQFVLFGSPAYNTDGTLTLGSADGGRRVILYDLNNLDFSDPAQVSTKMFTIHHEFTHILNQTIAIPPDFLQVTKSDYMLDWTNGTNTEAVAKSLGFVSRYARQDVNEDFAETVASLLIKGQLWFDSYAKSAGADGQTKLKQKEALVVDYFRQYFNINFRELQYEVGKVLRVTYNDKTRGFMYAWQNKLLANSLVVDFNQPYYAQFGQSAKFTTIYNQVKAGLATVGYTPVSFNVVFVSPTVIQMQHTLANSAGAAVAWYDYNITINANGEITFTKFDNGSTAPQYVAGRTALPAFVPLNNYLATKLFKADWMPAAATDGGSYYLKFAGFYVSNEPDNYFYGKF is encoded by the coding sequence ATGACACTAAAAAATATCTTATATACAGGTATGTACGGGCTGCTGCTCATGAACGCGGCCAGCTGCAGAAAATCTTCGGCACTGGATGTTGATATGTCGAAATACATAGTAGACAATCCTGCACAAACTGACCTGGACAGCTGGATCACCGATAACTTAACCAACCCGTATAACATTCAGCTGCAATACCGCTATGAGCGCGATCTGTTGGGTGATGTGGGGAAAGATGTATCGCCGGTTAAGCTGGATAAAGTACAGCCCACCGCCCAGGCCATCATCAACATCTTTTTGAAGACCTACGAAAAGGTAGCGGGTGTGGCATTTATAAAAACCTATACACCCAAACAATTTGTGTTGTTTGGTTCACCGGCTTACAACACCGATGGCACCCTTACCCTGGGTTCAGCCGATGGTGGCCGCCGCGTAATCCTGTACGATCTCAATAACCTCGACTTTAGCGATCCAGCACAGGTAAGCACCAAAATGTTTACCATCCACCACGAGTTCACGCATATTCTTAACCAAACGATCGCCATCCCCCCGGATTTTTTACAGGTAACAAAAAGCGATTATATGCTTGACTGGACAAACGGCACGAATACCGAAGCTGTTGCCAAAAGCCTGGGATTTGTATCCAGGTATGCGCGACAGGATGTGAACGAAGATTTTGCGGAGACCGTAGCCTCGCTGCTTATAAAAGGTCAGTTGTGGTTTGACAGCTATGCAAAGTCTGCCGGCGCCGATGGACAAACAAAACTGAAACAAAAGGAGGCCCTGGTGGTGGATTACTTCAGACAGTATTTCAATATCAACTTCCGCGAGTTGCAATATGAAGTAGGTAAAGTATTACGCGTTACCTATAACGACAAAACCAGGGGCTTTATGTATGCCTGGCAAAACAAACTGCTGGCCAATTCGCTGGTAGTTGATTTCAACCAACCATATTACGCCCAGTTTGGTCAGTCTGCTAAATTCACCACCATCTACAACCAGGTAAAAGCAGGGTTAGCAACTGTCGGTTATACACCAGTGTCTTTTAACGTGGTATTTGTATCGCCTACGGTGATCCAGATGCAACATACACTGGCCAACAGCGCCGGCGCCGCAGTGGCCTGGTACGACTATAACATAACCATCAACGCCAATGGCGAAATAACTTTTACCAAATTTGATAATGGCAGCACTGCCCCGCAGTACGTAGCCGGAAGGACCGCCTTGCCGGCATTTGTTCCGCTGAACAATTACCTGGCCACCAAACTGTTTAAAGCCGACTGGATGCCGGCTGCAGCAACAGACGGCGGCAGCTATTACCTGAAGTTTGCCGGGTTTTATGTGAGCAATGAGCCGGACAATTATTTCTATGGTAAATTCTAA
- a CDS encoding CvfB family protein gives MAASSIKVGEFNTLKVARAFDFGMYLGEDKDVVLLPKRFIPPGLKVGDEVKVFVYHDSEDRLIATTQKPLGVVGDIVNLPVVSVTKLGAFMDWGLMKDLFVAKSQQLMGMRVGGHYLVKIYLDEMTGRVAATEKIERFLSNDNLTVKEQDPVDLVVYRRTDIGYVVIINNLHTGVLHHNDIFHEIQVGDKLKGYIKNIRENNLIDVGSGKMGYQRVEDEAAKIMRLLKENDGYLPYHDKSDPEEIYSFFGMSKKTFKMTTGNLYKSKKIIFTQTGIKLVEE, from the coding sequence ATGGCAGCCAGTAGCATCAAAGTAGGAGAGTTCAATACCTTAAAAGTCGCCCGGGCATTCGATTTCGGTATGTACCTGGGAGAAGATAAAGACGTGGTGTTACTGCCCAAGCGGTTTATTCCGCCGGGGTTGAAGGTAGGTGATGAAGTGAAGGTATTTGTTTATCACGATTCGGAAGACCGGCTGATAGCCACCACCCAAAAACCCCTGGGCGTGGTAGGCGATATAGTAAACCTGCCCGTGGTATCGGTAACCAAACTGGGTGCTTTTATGGACTGGGGGCTGATGAAAGACCTGTTTGTGGCCAAATCACAACAATTGATGGGCATGCGGGTAGGCGGACATTACCTCGTAAAAATTTACCTCGATGAAATGACCGGCCGCGTAGCCGCCACCGAAAAGATCGAACGTTTTTTAAGCAATGATAACCTCACGGTAAAAGAGCAGGACCCGGTTGACCTGGTGGTGTATCGCCGTACCGATATCGGCTATGTGGTGATCATCAACAACCTCCACACGGGGGTATTACACCACAATGATATCTTTCACGAAATACAGGTAGGTGATAAATTAAAAGGCTATATCAAAAACATCCGGGAAAACAACCTGATAGATGTCGGCTCCGGCAAAATGGGTTACCAGCGGGTAGAAGACGAAGCAGCTAAAATAATGCGGTTACTGAAGGAGAACGATGGGTACCTGCCTTACCACGATAAATCTGACCCCGAAGAGATCTATTCCTTTTTCGGAATGAGCAAAAAGACCTTCAAAATGACCACCGGCAATTTGTACAAAAGCAAAAAGATCATTTTTACCCAAACGGGTATTAAGCTGGTGGAAGAGTAG
- a CDS encoding RagB/SusD family nutrient uptake outer membrane protein — protein MKKQIIYTSLLLTLAGCKKYLNENPDNRAEINTVDQVAKLLVTAYPDRTYLFNETASDNSEDRTTIASKERQPFTDLYFWRDPDGTGDCTPAEYWLACYRAIASANHALDAIDKNNFGDKALTYKGEALLARAYAHHMLAMHFAAPYVPGGPNTGMGIPYVDKPETVVFQQYDRGTVQSVYDRIEQDLTDGLKLLKPGSWDVPKFHFNPQAAHAFAARFYLFKGDWDKVIEQVSAILPDNNFYDNLHQYGGNLWSLSSDEILAENTKSERPFNLLLANTQSIYQRKEGAGANRYGYGEKVKNESTGTTVFGLPFRTNLRNFGEPNYTPGKYLEYFYYTNVAQGTGLPYIMMPLFTVDEALMNRAEAHIQKANYPLAIADLNELGRARIHDYNSVNNGLTIAKAKTFTGKTDDKQAMLAALLDTKKRAFVLEGIRWMDILRNNLPVKHNQINNSGTETFIELPAGDPRRVFQLPREVTTSDVPLNPR, from the coding sequence ATGAAGAAACAAATTATATATACATCTCTTTTACTAACCTTAGCCGGTTGTAAGAAGTATTTAAACGAAAACCCTGATAACCGGGCGGAAATAAATACCGTTGACCAGGTAGCGAAATTGTTGGTGACGGCTTATCCCGACAGGACGTATTTGTTTAATGAAACGGCTTCAGATAATTCGGAGGATAGAACGACTATTGCGTCAAAAGAACGGCAGCCATTTACGGATCTGTATTTCTGGCGCGATCCGGATGGTACGGGTGATTGCACGCCGGCGGAATACTGGCTCGCCTGTTACCGGGCTATTGCTTCGGCCAACCATGCGCTGGATGCTATTGACAAAAACAACTTTGGCGATAAGGCGCTTACCTATAAAGGCGAAGCGCTGCTTGCCCGCGCCTATGCGCATCATATGCTGGCGATGCATTTCGCAGCCCCTTATGTACCAGGCGGCCCCAATACCGGCATGGGTATCCCCTATGTTGATAAGCCTGAGACCGTAGTATTTCAACAATACGACCGGGGCACGGTGCAAAGCGTATATGACAGAATTGAACAGGACCTAACCGATGGACTGAAGCTGTTGAAACCAGGTTCGTGGGACGTACCTAAATTTCATTTCAACCCGCAGGCCGCCCATGCATTTGCCGCCCGCTTCTATTTGTTTAAAGGTGATTGGGATAAAGTGATAGAACAGGTAAGCGCTATACTACCCGACAATAACTTTTACGATAACCTGCACCAGTATGGTGGCAACCTGTGGTCGCTGAGCTCGGATGAAATTTTAGCCGAGAATACAAAATCTGAACGGCCCTTCAACCTGTTGCTGGCCAATACGCAGTCTATTTATCAACGTAAGGAAGGTGCCGGCGCTAACCGGTATGGTTACGGTGAGAAAGTAAAAAACGAAAGTACCGGCACTACGGTCTTTGGACTTCCCTTTCGCACCAATCTCCGCAATTTTGGCGAACCCAACTATACGCCGGGTAAATACCTGGAATATTTTTACTACACCAACGTGGCGCAGGGAACTGGTCTGCCGTATATCATGATGCCGCTGTTCACGGTGGATGAAGCCCTGATGAACCGGGCAGAAGCGCATATTCAAAAAGCCAATTATCCCCTGGCCATTGCCGATCTGAATGAGCTGGGCCGGGCCAGGATACATGACTATAATTCAGTTAACAATGGGCTCACCATTGCCAAAGCAAAAACCTTTACCGGCAAAACGGATGATAAACAGGCCATGCTGGCAGCCCTGCTCGACACCAAAAAACGGGCGTTTGTATTGGAAGGCATCCGCTGGATGGACATTCTGCGCAACAACCTACCGGTAAAACACAACCAGATCAACAACAGCGGTACTGAAACCTTTATTGAACTGCCGGCCGGTGACCCGCGAAGGGTGTTTCAATTACCCAGGGAAGTTACTACCTCAGACGTTCCCTTAAATCCCAGATAA
- a CDS encoding DUF4302 domain-containing protein, with protein MKKLLYLLAAVLFTTSCKKDDTKIFEETPEERMSARIDTLNNALNGAPNGWHAYLTTGVKGGYGFYMDFKPSQSITMVADLDSESATKPSTSTYRIKWVMNATLIFDTYNYISKLQDPNPAVYGGIAGSGLQSDVEFEYQRINGDSIILRGFKYKNDLVLIKATVDQKNRYLSAAYKANIDALNNYFNGKSYNYVTIPGLNNKVQFLLDNANKIITLQYSDNNGNVVKVTGKYNYEDQGLNIIDGIVVNGVTFVRAAIENGAFVLYAADGTRYVLQQSSVPILLMQNLFAYNGLYKELYIPPNPPTGINSGFNAVYLACQTKFAQMNPPRSIVDIRFLLASSNTVQLITRNGPANTAPFTAIATYNFTYANGILTLSNPSYDGNWTQRSNEYAALQNYFATDAVFKVDYVVTNIPNLPLIGGLYKVSDNTSFFYGVLR; from the coding sequence ATGAAAAAACTATTATATCTACTTGCTGCCGTTTTGTTTACCACCAGCTGCAAAAAAGACGACACCAAAATTTTCGAGGAAACGCCGGAGGAGAGAATGTCGGCCCGGATAGATACGCTCAACAATGCATTAAACGGTGCACCAAACGGCTGGCACGCGTACCTCACCACCGGGGTAAAAGGCGGCTATGGATTCTATATGGATTTTAAACCATCACAGTCCATTACAATGGTAGCCGATCTTGACAGCGAATCTGCCACCAAACCCAGCACCTCTACCTATCGTATAAAATGGGTGATGAACGCCACCCTCATCTTCGATACCTACAATTACATCTCCAAACTGCAGGACCCCAACCCTGCCGTTTATGGCGGTATTGCCGGTTCGGGTTTACAAAGCGATGTGGAGTTTGAATACCAGCGCATCAATGGCGACAGCATTATTCTGCGCGGTTTCAAATATAAGAACGACCTGGTGCTGATAAAAGCAACGGTCGATCAAAAGAACCGCTACCTGAGCGCCGCCTACAAAGCCAACATCGACGCGCTTAATAATTATTTTAATGGGAAATCTTACAACTATGTTACCATTCCCGGGCTCAATAACAAGGTGCAGTTCCTGCTTGACAATGCCAATAAAATAATCACCTTACAGTATTCCGACAACAACGGCAATGTGGTAAAGGTGACCGGTAAATACAATTATGAAGACCAGGGCCTCAACATCATCGATGGCATAGTGGTAAATGGAGTTACGTTTGTAAGAGCAGCCATCGAGAACGGCGCGTTTGTTTTATATGCAGCAGATGGCACCCGGTACGTGTTGCAACAAAGCAGCGTACCCATTTTATTAATGCAAAACCTGTTTGCCTATAACGGGCTGTACAAGGAATTGTATATACCACCCAATCCGCCAACAGGGATTAACTCGGGGTTTAACGCCGTATACCTGGCCTGTCAAACCAAGTTTGCACAAATGAACCCGCCCCGTTCCATTGTTGATATCCGTTTTTTACTGGCCAGTTCCAATACCGTTCAGTTGATTACCCGCAACGGCCCGGCCAATACAGCGCCCTTCACCGCCATTGCCACCTATAATTTCACGTATGCCAATGGCATATTAACGCTGAGCAATCCCAGCTACGATGGCAACTGGACCCAACGGTCTAACGAGTATGCCGCCTTACAGAATTACTTTGCCACCGATGCTGTTTTTAAAGTAGATTATGTTGTTACCAACATTCCGAATTTGCCGTTGATTGGCGGATTGTATAAAGTTTCGGATAATACTTCGTTCTTCTACGGGGTGCTGAGATAA
- a CDS encoding SusC/RagA family TonB-linked outer membrane protein produces MTITAYEGPRSWYGRPPAKALLWMTTIFLLTVIATLPAMAYDNISVSGVVKSASGTPLSGVSVVIKGATNGTTTNNEGRFELKGVPEKATLVFSIIGYTSKQVTLTAGTAVLNIVLQATDSRLQEVVVTGYQNVDRKLFTGAAAKVNGAAAERDGIPDVSRMLEGQVAGVSIQNVTNTFGAAPKIHVRGATSLSGENKPLWVIDGIILEDVVNISNEALSTGDASTLIGSAVAGINPDDIESFTILKDAAATAMYGARAMNGVIVVNTKRGKNTNGTPQINYSGGFTTYSKPSYNQFDIMNSADQLSVLLELENKGYYNHSSISRAKDGGIFYKMYNEMYDYDPNTDSYALKNTLQDRLNFLERYAKANTDWFDVLFKNSLLQEHSLSMTSGSPNSQTYFSTSLMKDNGWTRGDNVSRYTAKFRNNFKLNDRFRGEVMVNGSVRDQRTPGTLNRDPDPVHGANTRSFDINPFNYALNTSRLMTPYDADGNREYFVRNYAPFNILNELETNYLQLKVLDLQAQIGLKYKIIPQLEYSIDGSYRLVNNTRQHYVKEGSNMVQAFQANYDATIAANNINLYKDPDNPNSLPQVVLPEGGFFNTTLDNLRSLYFRQNLEYNNTFRNKHLVNFFGSMELRSIDRQNSDYEGIGYQYENGGLVNPNYRFFKKMIEGGDPYFSMSTGNDRFAAFMGRAAYSFDNKYSVNVTGRYDGSNKMGKSTTARWLPTWNVSGAWHLDQEHFFTGKLTNIISAATLRGTYGMTASIGDAHNAAALYYNGVTIRPEDTDRESGIYINSLENRELTWEKMYELNLGTDLLLFNKIDLTVDWYRRRSFDLIGPINTSGIGGQYVKTANYADMAAHGFEFTIGGSPIKMPNNGFSWRTQLNVSINKNEITNLRVNPSVWSNVQPEGGMRVGHAQRGLYSVPFAGLNHDYGYPLFIDQDGKTGASYIRLQDEDKDYLVYHGPVAPTLTGGFYNNFSYKGFSISALVTYSAGNYVRPQLNFAASYSDIYTLSNRLKDRWLMPGDETRTNIPSLLGVYYVNNGVVNNDGTVIDGQYPYNAYNYSTQAVAKGDFIRLKRVSLDYELPAKWLKPAKIRNAHLSLVGNNIALLYSDKNLFGADPEFINSGGVAMPLVKQYTLVVKLGF; encoded by the coding sequence ATGACTATTACTGCTTATGAGGGGCCCCGTTCCTGGTACGGGCGGCCCCCGGCGAAAGCATTGCTATGGATGACCACTATCTTTTTATTAACAGTCATTGCGACCCTGCCGGCCATGGCTTACGACAACATTTCAGTAAGCGGAGTAGTAAAAAGCGCTTCCGGCACTCCCCTTTCCGGTGTATCTGTAGTAATTAAAGGCGCCACCAACGGTACTACCACCAATAACGAAGGCCGGTTTGAACTGAAAGGTGTACCCGAAAAGGCCACCCTGGTATTTAGTATTATAGGTTACACATCGAAGCAGGTAACCCTGACCGCTGGTACCGCCGTGCTGAACATTGTGCTGCAGGCAACAGACAGCCGGTTGCAGGAAGTAGTGGTAACGGGTTATCAGAATGTAGATAGAAAACTGTTTACCGGCGCAGCCGCTAAAGTAAACGGTGCAGCAGCCGAACGCGATGGCATACCCGATGTAAGCCGGATGCTGGAAGGCCAGGTGGCCGGTGTATCTATCCAGAATGTTACCAACACATTTGGCGCAGCGCCCAAGATACACGTTCGCGGCGCCACGTCACTTTCGGGCGAGAACAAACCGCTTTGGGTAATAGATGGCATTATCCTCGAAGATGTGGTAAACATCAGCAACGAGGCGCTTAGCACGGGCGATGCCAGTACCCTCATCGGTTCTGCCGTGGCAGGCATTAACCCCGACGATATTGAATCTTTCACCATTTTGAAAGACGCTGCCGCCACCGCCATGTACGGGGCCCGCGCCATGAATGGCGTAATTGTCGTGAACACGAAAAGAGGTAAGAACACCAACGGAACGCCCCAGATCAATTACAGCGGCGGTTTTACCACCTACAGCAAGCCTTCCTACAATCAATTCGATATTATGAATTCGGCCGACCAGCTTTCGGTGCTGCTGGAACTGGAAAACAAAGGCTACTATAACCACAGCTCTATTTCGCGCGCAAAAGACGGTGGCATCTTTTATAAAATGTACAACGAGATGTACGATTACGATCCCAATACCGATTCTTATGCGCTTAAAAATACCCTGCAGGACAGGCTGAACTTCCTGGAACGGTATGCAAAGGCCAACACCGACTGGTTTGATGTGTTGTTTAAAAACTCCCTGTTGCAGGAACATTCCCTGAGTATGACCTCGGGTTCGCCTAATTCGCAAACGTACTTCTCTACCTCCCTGATGAAGGACAATGGCTGGACGCGTGGCGACAACGTAAGCCGCTATACTGCCAAGTTCCGCAATAACTTTAAACTGAACGACCGGTTCCGCGGTGAAGTAATGGTGAACGGTTCCGTGCGCGACCAACGTACACCAGGTACCCTTAACAGAGACCCTGACCCCGTACATGGCGCCAATACCCGGAGTTTCGATATTAACCCTTTCAACTATGCGCTGAACACCAGCCGGCTGATGACGCCTTACGATGCCGATGGCAACCGCGAATACTTTGTACGAAACTATGCGCCTTTCAATATTCTGAACGAACTGGAGACGAACTACCTTCAGTTGAAGGTGCTCGATCTGCAGGCGCAAATAGGACTTAAATACAAGATCATTCCACAACTGGAATATTCTATCGACGGGTCGTACCGCCTGGTTAACAATACCCGGCAGCACTATGTAAAAGAAGGCTCCAACATGGTGCAGGCTTTCCAGGCCAATTACGATGCTACCATTGCGGCCAACAATATCAACCTGTATAAAGATCCCGACAATCCCAACTCGCTGCCACAGGTAGTATTACCCGAAGGAGGGTTCTTCAATACCACGCTCGATAACCTGCGGAGTTTATATTTCCGCCAGAACCTGGAATACAACAACACCTTCCGTAATAAACACCTGGTGAACTTTTTTGGTTCCATGGAATTGCGCAGCATTGACCGCCAGAACTCCGATTACGAAGGCATCGGTTATCAATATGAGAATGGCGGGCTGGTAAATCCCAATTACCGCTTCTTCAAAAAAATGATCGAAGGTGGTGATCCTTACTTCTCCATGTCTACAGGCAACGACCGGTTTGCTGCCTTTATGGGCCGGGCCGCTTATTCCTTCGACAACAAATACAGCGTGAACGTAACCGGCCGCTACGATGGCAGCAACAAAATGGGGAAATCAACTACCGCCCGCTGGCTGCCTACCTGGAACGTCTCCGGCGCCTGGCACCTTGACCAGGAACATTTCTTTACCGGTAAACTCACCAACATTATTTCCGCCGCTACCCTGCGTGGCACCTATGGCATGACGGCCAGCATTGGCGATGCGCATAATGCAGCTGCCTTATACTATAACGGCGTTACCATTCGCCCGGAAGATACCGACAGGGAATCGGGCATTTACATCAACAGCCTCGAGAACCGGGAACTTACCTGGGAGAAAATGTATGAGCTGAACCTGGGAACCGATCTGTTGCTGTTCAACAAGATCGACCTTACCGTGGACTGGTACCGCCGCCGGTCATTTGATCTGATTGGCCCCATCAATACCTCGGGCATTGGCGGACAATATGTAAAAACCGCCAATTATGCCGACATGGCTGCTCATGGTTTTGAATTTACCATTGGGGGCAGTCCAATTAAAATGCCTAACAATGGCTTTAGCTGGCGCACGCAACTGAATGTAAGCATTAATAAAAACGAGATCACCAACCTGCGGGTGAACCCCAGCGTTTGGTCGAACGTACAACCGGAAGGTGGCATGCGGGTAGGACATGCCCAACGCGGACTGTATTCCGTTCCCTTTGCCGGCCTGAACCACGACTATGGTTACCCCCTGTTTATTGACCAGGATGGTAAAACAGGCGCCAGTTACATCCGTTTGCAGGATGAGGACAAGGACTATCTCGTTTATCATGGCCCGGTAGCCCCTACCCTTACCGGCGGGTTCTATAATAACTTCTCTTATAAAGGATTTTCAATATCTGCATTGGTTACCTATTCCGCAGGCAACTACGTACGGCCGCAATTGAATTTCGCCGCTTCCTATTCAGACATTTATACCCTTAGCAACCGGCTGAAAGACAGATGGCTGATGCCGGGTGATGAAACCCGCACCAACATTCCCTCTTTATTAGGGGTATATTATGTTAACAATGGTGTGGTGAACAATGATGGTACCGTGATAGACGGACAGTATCCTTACAATGCTTATAACTATAGCACACAAGCGGTGGCCAAAGGGGATTTTATCCGCCTGAAAAGAGTGTCGCTTGATTATGAGTTACCTGCCAAATGGCTGAAGCCGGCAAAGATCAGGAATGCGCATTTGTCGCTCGTGGGCAACAATATTGCGCTGCTGTATTCTGATAAGAATTTGTTTGGGGCAGATCCGGAGTTTATTAATAGTGGAGGAGTGGCGATGCCTTTGGTTAAACAATATACGTTGGTAGTGAAGTTAGGCTTTTGA
- a CDS encoding peptidase S41, translating into MKPIINLSVFTFLFLYTGLTAFCQPVNGVKILDSVKSYFERNYVGFTDKVTPATRAAYNTYTSKAYAQAKRVRTKARCFDVIEHWLEFFKDEHVYIKYPIDTSVAAPIRGVPISKPFTPLFAEEQQVNTFYKKLNDSTGYLRIKSFNLNYAKGIDSVIQANLKSIQSMPRLVIDLQWNGGGGDHSMSFLQPIIYTNPIKNIGVDLLVTPENIIAWENVINKYRAVIPKNELDHLMQLLDQGRGKARTMVNFAADYTGALPTVWPMPAKVAIVINGGCASTTEEFLLQAKQSKKVVMAGKPSRGVLDYSNVVAKYFFNPNFELYYPTTRSRRIDAGLGIDNVGIQPDIPLDLGTNTWLNELLIKF; encoded by the coding sequence ATGAAACCAATAATTAACCTGTCCGTTTTCACGTTCTTGTTTTTATACACCGGTCTTACTGCTTTTTGTCAGCCGGTGAATGGCGTCAAAATACTGGATAGTGTAAAAAGTTATTTCGAGCGAAATTATGTTGGGTTTACCGATAAAGTAACACCTGCTACCCGGGCCGCTTACAATACGTATACCAGCAAGGCCTATGCCCAGGCAAAACGGGTCCGTACAAAAGCCCGCTGTTTTGATGTTATTGAACACTGGCTGGAATTTTTTAAAGACGAGCATGTTTATATTAAATACCCCATTGATACATCAGTGGCAGCACCCATAAGGGGCGTACCCATCTCAAAACCGTTTACCCCTTTATTTGCTGAAGAGCAGCAGGTAAACACCTTTTATAAAAAGCTGAATGACTCCACCGGTTATCTGCGCATTAAAAGCTTTAATCTAAACTATGCAAAAGGAATAGATTCTGTGATCCAGGCTAATCTCAAAAGTATTCAGTCTATGCCCAGGCTGGTGATCGATCTGCAATGGAATGGGGGTGGAGGCGATCATTCCATGTCGTTTTTGCAACCCATCATTTATACCAATCCAATAAAGAACATTGGCGTTGATCTGCTGGTAACGCCGGAGAATATCATTGCCTGGGAAAATGTCATTAATAAGTACCGGGCTGTTATTCCCAAAAATGAACTCGATCATTTAATGCAACTGCTCGATCAGGGAAGAGGAAAGGCGCGCACCATGGTAAATTTTGCGGCAGATTATACGGGTGCCCTGCCAACAGTATGGCCTATGCCGGCGAAAGTGGCTATTGTGATTAATGGAGGTTGTGCCAGTACAACGGAAGAGTTCCTGTTACAGGCCAAACAAAGTAAAAAAGTGGTGATGGCCGGTAAACCATCAAGAGGCGTGCTTGACTACTCGAATGTGGTGGCGAAATATTTTTTCAACCCAAACTTTGAATTGTATTATCCCACCACGCGCTCAAGAAGGATCGATGCAGGACTGGGTATTGATAACGTGGGCATCCAACCTGATATTCCGCTCGACCTGGGTACCAACACCTGGCTGAATGAATTGCTGATAAAATTTTAG
- a CDS encoding TlpA disulfide reductase family protein, with protein sequence MNKNLLRPLLLKAGALLLIASPAAAQKKIPQFAITVKVAHMTDSIVYLNYGTMGSSKTDTVKAINGSFSFKGHVEEPVPGFIFTKTFKVKIDLFIENIPIAIVADQDSLYNTKVTGKGATQEFEAFSQKLMDNRKRTIALFQKAYDTKQAGDSVTAKILQAKADSQYNWEFKARVAYVSEHPKSYIGAKELLAYTATNTLPAAIKMYDKLDPSIKESNIGKEIAARIDLLSKVEEGKPAQEFTQSTPDGKQVKLADYKGKYVLIEFWASWCGPCRAENPNLLKQYKMYNSKGFDILSVSLDKDKDPWLKAVEHDALPWTQVSDLKGWSNEVAVLYGIRAVPASFLVDPSGKIVATGLRGETLNQKLESLFGEQNAKR encoded by the coding sequence ATGAACAAGAACTTACTGAGACCATTACTGTTGAAAGCGGGCGCCCTGCTGTTGATAGCCAGCCCTGCTGCAGCACAAAAGAAAATACCGCAATTTGCCATTACCGTTAAAGTGGCGCATATGACCGATAGCATAGTGTACCTGAACTATGGCACTATGGGTTCTTCCAAAACCGATACGGTAAAAGCCATCAATGGCAGCTTCTCCTTTAAAGGACATGTAGAGGAGCCCGTTCCCGGTTTTATTTTTACAAAGACCTTTAAAGTAAAGATCGACCTGTTTATTGAAAACATCCCCATCGCCATAGTAGCCGACCAGGACAGCCTGTACAATACCAAAGTAACCGGCAAAGGCGCTACGCAGGAGTTTGAGGCATTTAGTCAAAAACTGATGGACAACCGCAAAAGGACCATCGCGTTGTTTCAAAAGGCATATGACACCAAACAGGCCGGTGACAGTGTAACGGCAAAAATACTGCAGGCAAAAGCCGACAGCCAGTATAACTGGGAATTCAAAGCCCGTGTTGCCTATGTGAGCGAACATCCTAAAAGCTATATCGGCGCCAAAGAATTATTGGCTTATACGGCCACCAACACCCTGCCCGCTGCTATTAAAATGTACGATAAACTGGACCCTTCTATAAAGGAGTCTAATATCGGTAAAGAGATCGCTGCCCGCATCGATCTGTTAAGCAAGGTAGAAGAAGGAAAACCTGCCCAGGAGTTTACCCAAAGTACACCCGATGGCAAACAGGTTAAACTGGCCGATTACAAAGGCAAATACGTATTGATCGAATTCTGGGCCAGCTGGTGCGGACCCTGCCGGGCTGAAAATCCCAACCTGTTGAAACAATACAAAATGTACAACAGCAAAGGATTCGATATCCTTAGTGTATCGCTCGATAAAGATAAAGACCCCTGGTTAAAAGCGGTTGAACATGATGCATTGCCCTGGACCCAGGTTTCTGACCTCAAGGGCTGGAGCAATGAAGTAGCTGTACTGTATGGCATCCGTGCCGTACCTGCCAGCTTCCTGGTTGATCCCTCTGGTAAAATAGTGGCTACCGGTTTACGCGGTGAAACGCTTAACCAGAAGCTGGAATCGCTTTTTGGCGAGCAGAACGCTAAACGCTAA